A window of Halomonas sp. GFAJ-1 contains these coding sequences:
- a CDS encoding ribosomal protein L11 methyltransferase: MPWLQLKAHVAPEQADLLEELLLAEGATAIGLQDAHDNPVFEPERGTTPLWQDTILTGLYDDLEGIHEMLGRIEAAWAEQLPSDPCPMIEYELLADRDWEREWMDDFTPLKMGERLWIVPSWHEPPEADAVNLILDPGLAFGTGTHPTTALCLEWLDSLAVAGQLHDKRVLDVGCGSGILAIAALKLGAVHADATDIDPQALQASRDNAERNHINDQQLALYYPEQLTDGPYPVVTANILAGPLVELSPMIAGHVAPGGHLALSGILANQANDVLEAYQAQGLIMEEPIIREGWVRLSGMRPA, from the coding sequence ATGCCCTGGCTTCAACTCAAAGCTCACGTCGCCCCCGAGCAAGCGGACCTGCTCGAAGAGCTACTGCTAGCAGAAGGCGCCACCGCCATCGGCCTACAAGATGCCCATGACAACCCTGTTTTCGAGCCTGAAAGAGGCACAACACCGCTGTGGCAGGACACAATATTAACCGGCCTATACGACGATCTAGAAGGCATTCACGAAATGTTAGGGCGAATTGAGGCAGCATGGGCAGAGCAATTGCCCAGCGACCCCTGCCCCATGATCGAATATGAGCTGCTTGCTGACCGGGACTGGGAAAGAGAGTGGATGGATGACTTCACTCCATTGAAAATGGGTGAGCGACTCTGGATTGTCCCTAGCTGGCATGAGCCGCCAGAAGCCGACGCCGTCAACCTGATTCTAGATCCCGGACTCGCCTTCGGCACCGGCACTCACCCCACCACAGCACTCTGCCTGGAATGGCTGGACAGCCTAGCCGTTGCCGGACAGCTACACGATAAAAGGGTACTGGATGTGGGCTGCGGCTCAGGAATACTTGCGATTGCAGCGCTAAAATTAGGCGCCGTCCATGCCGATGCCACTGACATCGACCCCCAGGCACTTCAAGCGAGCCGGGATAATGCCGAACGCAACCACATCAATGATCAGCAACTAGCGCTTTACTACCCCGAACAGTTAACGGACGGCCCCTATCCCGTTGTTACTGCTAACATACTGGCAGGCCCTCTAGTTGAGCTATCTCCAATGATTGCTGGCCACGTTGCCCCAGGCGGGCATCTTGCCCTATCCGGCATTTTAGCTAACCAAGCCAACGACGTGCTAGAAGCCTACCAAGCTCAAGGACTCATCATGGAAGAGCCGATTATTCGTGAAGGCTGGGTACGCTTATCTGGGATGCGACCGGCTTAA
- a CDS encoding acetyl-CoA carboxylase biotin carboxylase subunit, whose translation MLDKVLIANRGEIALRILRACKELGIKTVAVHSKADRELMHVRLADEAVCIGPAPSAQSYLNIPALISAAEVTDSTAIHPGYGFLSENANFAEQVERSGFTFIGPRAETIRLMGDKVSAIQSMKEAGVPTVPGSDGPLGDDDATNLATARRIGYPVIIKAASGGGGRGMRVVHTEGHLLSAITVTRTEAHAAFGDGTVYMEKFLEKPRHVEVQVLADGQGNAIHLYDRDCSLQRRHQKVLEEAPAPGLDPEARAQVLEACRQACIKINYRGAGTFEFLYEGGEYFFIEMNTRVQVEHPVTEMVTGVDIVKEQLRIASGLPLSIRQEDVKLSGHSFECRINAEDSRTFMPSPGKVTLYHSPGGLGVRMDSHIYTGYTVPPHYDSLIGKLITWGEDREIALTRMRNALDELLVEGIKTNIDLQKDLVRDSYFRQGGVNIHYLEKKLSS comes from the coding sequence ATGCTGGACAAGGTACTTATCGCGAACCGCGGCGAGATTGCCCTACGTATTCTTCGGGCTTGTAAAGAGCTAGGGATCAAAACCGTTGCGGTACACTCAAAAGCTGACCGTGAATTAATGCACGTCCGGCTTGCTGATGAAGCAGTGTGTATTGGCCCCGCTCCCTCAGCGCAATCTTATTTGAATATTCCGGCGTTGATTAGCGCTGCAGAAGTCACCGATTCAACCGCCATTCACCCGGGCTATGGCTTTCTCTCGGAAAATGCCAACTTTGCTGAACAGGTAGAACGCTCTGGCTTTACCTTTATTGGCCCGCGCGCTGAAACGATCCGCCTCATGGGTGACAAAGTTAGCGCTATTCAGTCGATGAAAGAAGCCGGCGTTCCCACAGTGCCCGGCTCAGACGGTCCCCTAGGCGACGATGACGCCACCAATTTAGCCACGGCACGTAGAATTGGCTATCCGGTAATCATCAAAGCAGCTTCGGGTGGCGGCGGTCGCGGCATGCGCGTAGTGCATACCGAAGGCCATTTGCTATCAGCCATTACGGTAACCCGCACAGAAGCACACGCCGCCTTTGGCGACGGCACGGTCTACATGGAAAAATTCCTTGAAAAGCCGCGCCATGTTGAAGTTCAAGTGCTTGCTGATGGCCAGGGTAACGCGATTCATCTTTATGACCGCGACTGCTCGCTACAGCGTCGTCACCAAAAAGTATTGGAAGAAGCCCCAGCGCCCGGACTTGATCCTGAAGCCCGCGCCCAGGTGCTTGAAGCGTGCCGCCAAGCGTGTATCAAGATTAATTACCGCGGCGCAGGCACCTTTGAATTCTTATACGAAGGTGGCGAGTATTTCTTCATTGAGATGAACACTCGCGTTCAGGTAGAGCACCCGGTGACCGAGATGGTGACCGGCGTGGATATCGTCAAAGAGCAGCTGCGTATTGCTTCTGGCTTGCCACTTTCAATCCGCCAGGAAGATGTGAAGCTTTCCGGTCACTCCTTTGAGTGTCGGATTAATGCTGAAGACTCGCGCACCTTTATGCCTTCACCGGGTAAAGTAACGCTGTATCACTCTCCCGGCGGTCTTGGCGTTCGAATGGACTCGCACATCTACACCGGCTACACCGTACCTCCTCACTATGATTCACTGATCGGCAAGCTGATCACATGGGGAGAAGATCGCGAAATCGCCTTAACGCGGATGCGTAATGCACTCGACGAACTATTGGTCGAAGGTATTAAAACCAACATCGACCTGCAGAAAGACCTCGTCCGTGACAGCTACTTCCGCCAAGGCGGTGTCAACATCCACTACCTTGAGAAGAAGCTCAGCAGCTAA
- a CDS encoding acetyl-CoA carboxylase, biotin carboxyl carrier protein, translating to MDIRKVKKLIELLEESNISEIEIQEGEESVRISRHPNGATWQPQPMPQYAQQSPYQQAPTASAAPVAAEPQESSYRGEAVHSPMVGTFYRSPAPGAKAFVEVGDTVKQGDTVCIIEAMKMMNQIEADRDGVIEAILVEDGEPVEFDQPMIVIA from the coding sequence ATGGATATTCGTAAAGTTAAGAAATTGATTGAGTTACTCGAAGAGTCCAACATCAGCGAGATTGAAATTCAGGAAGGCGAAGAGTCCGTTCGCATCAGCCGCCACCCGAACGGGGCAACTTGGCAGCCCCAGCCAATGCCCCAATACGCCCAGCAATCCCCCTACCAACAGGCACCCACCGCCAGCGCTGCGCCAGTAGCGGCTGAGCCCCAGGAATCCAGCTATCGCGGTGAAGCTGTTCATTCACCCATGGTGGGCACCTTCTACCGTAGCCCGGCCCCGGGTGCAAAAGCCTTTGTAGAAGTAGGCGACACTGTGAAGCAAGGTGATACGGTATGTATCATTGAAGCGATGAAAATGATGAACCAAATCGAAGCTGACCGCGATGGTGTGATTGAGGCCATCCTTGTGGAAGACGGCGAACCGGTGGAATTCGATCAACCTATGATCGTCATCGCTTAA